The following is a genomic window from Pirellulales bacterium.
ATCTGCGGATAGGCCAGAAACGAGCTGCCGTTGGGGTGATCCGTGCTCATCGCCAGCTTCCAGGGGTCTTTCACCATCAGATACCATTCCAGGCCGATGGCCCATTGCAGGGCGTGGACCAGGCTCTTGTTGCGATATTCGATCGGTGCGATGCCGCAGCCAGACTCCAACTCGGTGTCGGCGCTGAACCACTTGGTTTTGTAAATGTTGCTGAGGTAATAGCCCAGCGGGCCGTCGCCGGTCATGCTCGTGGTGGGGCCGAAGAGCACCTGCCCGACATCGACCGTGATGTTGGCGTGCTCGTTCACGTAGTCCACCAGCGGCTGCACCTTGGAGTTGAACGTGTTTTCGTCTTCGTCGCCGCCGCCGTAGCTGTGAAATTGAATGTGCGTCAGATGGCCGCGGCGGCCCTCCAGGGCGCGCATGGTTTCCAGCGTCGTTCGCCAGTTGCCCGGCAGGCCCAACTGGTTGGAGTGAATGTGTACGGAGTGAGGCAGACGCAGCTCGTCGGCGGCCTGGGCCAGGCCGGCGATGATCTCGCGCGGCGTCACGTCGAAGGCGGCCACGTTGTCGTCGAGACTTCGGACGTCGCCGGCCGGCCTGGTCTTCCAGACTTCGACGCCGCCGGGGTTCACCAGCTTGGGCGCAAAGCCTTTGGCCGACGACAACAGCCAGGCGACGAACGCCCGCAACTTTTCCGGCTGCTTTTGAGCGAGACACCGCATCACGTAGTGATTGTTGCCCATCAGCACATAAAAGCCCTTGTCGATGCAGGGCGTGTCGGCGAATTCTTCGTGGGCATGTCGGGCGGCCAGCGGCGGAATGGCGGCATCGAAGGCGGTCGTGTAGCCCAGCCCGGCGTATTTGTAACCGGTGGCGAAGGTGCTGGGCACGCTGCCCATCGTGCCGCTGTGCGTGCGGTCGGTGCGGTGGACCTGCGGACCGCGGCGCT
Proteins encoded in this region:
- a CDS encoding formylmethanofuran dehydrogenase subunit A, yielding MPYQLKISDGTVYDPINGVGGEVRDLWIADGKIVEPPDDPAHTPDRTLDATGLVVMPGGIDMHCHIAGPKVNLARKMRPEEKRRGPQVHRTDRTHSGTMGSVPSTFATGYKYAGLGYTTAFDAAIPPLAARHAHEEFADTPCIDKGFYVLMGNNHYVMRCLAQKQPEKLRAFVAWLLSSAKGFAPKLVNPGGVEVWKTRPAGDVRSLDDNVAAFDVTPREIIAGLAQAADELRLPHSVHIHSNQLGLPGNWRTTLETMRALEGRRGHLTHIQFHSYGGGDEDENTFNSKVQPLVDYVNEHANITVDVGQVLFGPTTSMTGDGPLGYYLSNIYKTKWFSADTELESGCGIAPIEYRNKSLVHALQWAIGLEWYLMVKDPWKLAMSTDHPNGSSFLAYPQIVRLLMDRSYRQDVLKTVHPAVRERSRLADLDREYSLSEICTITRAAPARILGLKTKGHLGPGADADVTLYTPDDNQETMFELPRYVIKAGQIIVEQGEIRQPVHGKTLHVAPEYDAGIEADIAAWFERYYSVRFRNYPVTFDYLEAAEQVDHQ